Below is a genomic region from Parageobacillus toebii NBRC 107807.
ATTGATTCTAACGTTACGTGAAGTTTTATGATAGTGTCAGAAGGGGGGAGAAATATGAAGAAGGTGTATCCAATCGGTGAGTTTGCGAAAAAAACAGGCCAAACAATACGAACTCTTCACTATTATGATGAAATAGGGATTTTGAAGCCGTCATGTGTATCGAGTTCTGGACGCCGATTTTACAGTGAAGATGAGATCATTGCATTGCAAAAGATTGTGGCACTGAAGTTTTTAGGTTTTTCCCTTGAGGAAATTAAACATTTTATGCAAGAAGAAAAATGGGATTTAAAAGAATCGCTTGCTTTTCAAAAAAAGCTTTTGCTGCAAAAGCGTGAACATATTGACCGTGTCATAAAGGCAGTGACACATGCCCAGCATCTTATCGAAGAACGAGAAACGATTGATCCGAATATGTTTTGCTTGTTGATTAACTCTATCCAAATGGAAAATAAACATAAAGAATGGCTGAAACAATTTATGCCAGATGAAACAGTGGAAAAAATGTTTGACATTAGCGAAGAAAAACAGTTGGAATATGGGAAGAAGCTGCTTGAAGTTTTCGAAAAGCTAAAAGAGTGCTATGGAAAAGATCCGAGCGATAACGATGTGCAATCGCTGATAGAAAAACTTTTCTCTATCGCAAAAGAAGTTGCAAAAGAAGTTTTCGATGAAGATTTATCACTATTTCATTGGAAAGGGGATGAACTTGCAGAAGAGCCAATGCTGTTTTCATCTCCTTTTTCCAAAGAAGAAGAGGAATGGGTGGCAAAAGCTATAGAAATATTTTTAGCGAAAGAAGGAGTAGATTGGAATGAAGAAGAATCGTGATATGCCGATAGACAATTGGCAATCTTTCTGGGAGTTAATCAAGAGCACGAATCCGCCAAAATGGGTTTTTGTCACTGCTATTACTCTTAGTTTGATCGAGACAGGGGTTGGACTCATTGTCCCATGGTTTACGAAATCTCTTGTTGACCAGATCGCTGCATCTACGGTAGAACCATCGATTATTATTTTACTTGCGGCTTCATTTATTTTGCAAACGATCACTTCCGGCTTTTCTTATTACTTCCTCACCTATATTGGGGAATATGTGGTTGCGGCGATTCGTAAAAAGGTTTGGAATCAAGTTTTATTATTGCCTATTTCTTTTTTCGACAATCACCAATCTGGAGAAACGATGAGCCGAATTACTCAAGATACCAACACGGTAAAAATGCTAATCACCCAACATTTAGTTACGTTTCTGACTGGATTGATCTCGGTCGGAGGGGCTGTTAGCATTCTCCTTATTATCGACTGGAAAATGACCCTTATGATGGTGACGGCCGTTCCAGTTTCAATCCTCATTCTCTGGCCGCTTGGGCAAAAAATGTACAAAATTTCAAAAGCTACCCAAGATGAAATGGCCAGTTTTTCAGCCAATCTTGGCAGAGTGTTATCCGATATTCGTCTTGTTAAAGCTTATTGCGCGGAGAAAGAGGAGCAAAAAAACGGGGAACTAGGGATTTTTCATTTGTTTCAATTTGGGCTGAAAGAAGCGAGAATCCAAGCTGTCATTTCCCCGTTTATGACATTTGTGATGATGCTCGTTTTAGTCGTTTTAATCGGTTATGGCGGCGTTCGTGTAGCCTCAGGCACGCTTTCATCCGGCTCGCTTGTCGCCATTATTATTTACATGGTTCAAATCGTTGTCCCTTTTAGTCAGATGGCTGTATTTTTCACTTCATTTCAAAAAGCAATGGGGGCAACAGAACGAATCCAACGCATTTTATCTTTAGAGAAAGAACCAAGCGGCAGCTTGCCTGTGGTGCAAAATCCTGAGCAATATATACATTTTCGAAATGTTTCCTTTTCTTATAAAAAGGGAGAGCCTGTCCTCAAACAAGTAACGCTCACTATTCCTTCAGGGAAAACAACAGCTATTGTTGGTCCGAGCGGCAGTGGAAAAACGACATTGTTTGCTTTGTTAGAGAGATTTTACACACCAGATGAAGGAGAAATATTACTTGGGGAAACAAATATTGAAGATTTTGACTTACATTCTTGGCGCAGTCAAATCAGCTATGTCTCCCAAGAAAGCCCAATGATGTCAGGAACGATACGCGACAATATTTGTTATGGACTAAATAGAGACGTTACCGATGAAGAAATAGAGCGAGCAGCCAAACTGGCAAATGCAGCGGAATTTATCGAACGGCTTCCAAACGGATATTTGACGGAAGTCGGGGAACGGGGAATCAAATTATCAGGTGGACAGCGGCAGAGAATTGCCATTGCCCGCGCTCTTATACGCAATCCGAAAATTCTTCTCCTTGACGAAGCAACCTCAAACCTGGACAGCTCATCGGAAGTTCTTGTTCAAAAGGCCTTGCAGCGGCTGATGGAAGGAAGAACAACACTTGTCATTGCTCATCGCCTCTCAACCGTTGTCAATGCAGACCAAATCGTTGTATTAGAAAATGGAACCATCACTGGGGTCGGAACACATAACGAATTGCTGCAAACCCATCCGCTCTACAGAGAACTGGCCGAACAACAATTTCAAACAATATCGGAGTAAAAAATAAATTTTTTTCGGGGCATGACAGGTACAACTTTGATGTTAAAACCACATATGAACCTCTCCTACCTTCATTCCATGAAGAGATGGGAGAGGTTCATATTTCGATAAGTTTGAAGAAGGAATTTCACGAATTTTGTTGTAATTTATCTATTGGAAATATTTGTGTAGGATGTTGGTGAAATCATGGAAAAAGAGATAAGGTGAAATTCAAATGACTACTTTATTTGTAAACGAAGTCAAAAATCAAAGTATCAATATAGGGGATATGGGCCGCTATCATTTTGAGTTTCTTCAGCCGATTTTGGAACATAAACGCTTTGTCTTCCTTGGGGAGAGCAGCCATTGCGTCAAAGAATACAGTCTAGCAAAAGTAAGCCTGATTAAATATCTTCATGAAGAATTGGGGTTTCATGTACTTGCCTTTGAAAGCGAATTGGGGCCATGTATGATCGGCGATTATCTGTCTGATCAACTTGATTCTAAACGTTTTATGGCGGGTACCATTGGGCGTGTGTGGCAAAATGAATTTGTCCTCGGATTATTTGACTATATGAAAAAAATGAAGCAGGAGCGGCCGCTGTATTTTACTGGTGTGGATGTTTATCAAGGAAAAAAGGAGAATTTGTTTTCGGAATTCCTCGAGTCTTATTTAACGGGTCCGACCAAACAGAAGTTTATCGATTTTGAAAAGCGGGCGATCGAGGTTTTGATTGCAGCCGATAAACGGAAAATCAAGCGTTCAATGCGCCAAAATATAAGGGAAGAGATGGAAAGTAAGGGCATGGAATTGATTGAGGAACTCAAACAGCATTGTTTTCCGGACAGCAAGATTTATAAAATTGTCCTCCGTACGATGGAAAATAGAGTAAATTACTTGAAAGCAACTTTAGAAAAAAGTTTCTCGAAACTTTTTGAGTATCGGGATGCATTAATGGCAAAAAACCTAGAATTTTTAGCACAGGAAATATACCCAAATGAAAAATTTATCATTTGGGCACATAACATGCATATTAGCAAAAATACTTCCGCCAAGCGCCTGTCTGCCTATAAATCGTTTGTGGAAAACCTCTCCCAAACGATTAAGGAGAAAAGTTTTGTATTGGGGTTGTATGCAAAGGAAGGCAAAATGTTGGATTATACAGGTAAGGAATATCCAATAAAAAAAACGAATAAAAAACATTTGGAAAGCCTTCTTGACCATTCCCCTTATCAAAATAGTTTTATTCAGTGCAATGGAAACTGGGCACAGAAAAAGTGGCGGGCCTATGAAGGCGGAGGAATGCCTACTTCCTTTGTACCTGCACAACAATATGATGGGATTTTATTTTTTAAATATGTTTCCCCAGCTTACTTTGACGTTGAAGAATAGAGAAAAGTAATTTAACATTTTTCCCGAGAAGCCTCCCTTCCTCTAAACAGAATGAAGGTGGGAGAGGTTCATTTTTTCCGTTAGATATTTTTATTTCTATAACGGGTCTTTACAGCATATATCAATATAATAAAAATAATCCAGCGTGGATGAACTATGCTTTGATTTCCCTTGTTTTGACTTTTTGTTCTGGCTTACAAGCCATTGCATTTTGGGTTTTCCGCAAAGATTTTGACATCACTTGGTGGGCTGCCAATTTGTATTTGATGATTTACCCGTTGTTTTTTATTAAAGATTTTATTGCCGAAAAGAATAAGGACCGTCTGTGAAGGTATGATGGATCAAAATCGTTGGTGAAATGCGGTTATGACTTATTTAAGAAAAAGGAGAAAGAAAATGTTTTTTCCTTCAAAAAAGGATTTATGGATGACTATAATCATTTGGTCAGTCATATTAGCGTGTATCATACCTCCTATCTTATCTATCGAACCTATAGGAGTCATCATGCTACCATCAATTTTGGATACTAAACCGGTTACAACAGTCATAATGGTTGTTCCTGCTATATTATTAGCATGGATATGGTTTGGAACTGGTTATAAAATTGAAAACTCAAAACTAGAGATTCAAAGCGGTCCCTATAAAAAAACTATTAATATAGATGAAATCAATAAAGTACGCAACACCAAAAATCCCTTTACAGCACCTGCTTTATCTATGGACAGGATTGAGATTAGTTACGGAAAATATGAATTTATCACCATATCTCCGAAAAACAAAAAAGAATTTATTCGTCAGCTTCTAAAGGTAAACCCTCGAATACAATTGGATAATCAAGATGGTGTTGCAAAACTAGAGTAAAAGCTCAAAATTATGTATAAGAACCCGTGGTGCTAGTTGAGTGTTAACGCTCAACTAGCCCAAGAACAACAAGCGAGTAAGCCAGTAAAATACCATCCAGCGCCGTTTCAAATCCAGAAACCGAGTTCGCTCGAATCTCGGTGATCCGATACGAATCGACTAAAATCGAAAATTTAATTGCACTTTCATTTTAAGGAGATCCTCATACAAGGGCTATTTTTTATGCTTGTCTGATTTTATCTAGCACCACGGGTATATATGACTTATTAAAAAGGAGATAAACACATGTTTTACTGTAAAAGTAATATTTCTTCTGAAATCGATTGGTTAAAAGATCATACATACAGTATACAATTGCATGAATTCGATGATCATTCGGATTTGTATTTTTTAAATCCTTTACTGCAGAATAAACGGATCGTTTTTTTGGGAGAGAATGGCCACGGTGTGGCAGAGCATAGCCAGATTAAAACAAAGATGATTAAGTACTTACATAAAGAATTGGGGTTTCGAGTTTTAGCATTCGAAAGCAGTTTTAGTGACTGCAGCTTATGCTTTTATCAACAGTATCAACTGGATATAAGGCAATGGATGAAACATTCTTTGTTTAAAGTCTGGCATACAGAGGAAGTCGAGACTCTCTTTCATTATGTGAAGGAAACACAATTATCCAATCAGCCTCTCATCTTAACAGGATTGGATATTCAGCCTGCCTCAAACGATTATATTACTGGCAAATTTCTCTCAAAAATGTTTTCAAATATGGATAAGTCCTATGGTGAGAAAATAGTAGAGTTGGAACAAGAAATGCTTTACCAATATGTCAATTCCCGTAGTCCGTCCATTTCCAAAAAGGAACGTAAGCGAAAATGCAAAGAATGGATGAAGCTTTATCAAGAATTCCTCTTTTTATTAGATAAAAACAGTCTTGAGTTACAAAATAAGTTTGGAAAAGACGCTTTTTTGCTTGTGAACCGAACTTTGCAAAACCGAATTTTCCTTATGCAGATGATCTCTTCCCATTTCATGAAAGCGATAAAAATCCGAAATAAGGCAATGGCTGACAATATTTCGTGGCTGGCACAAGAGATGTTTCCGAATGAGAAGATAATAATATGGGCGCACAATGGGCATATAATGAAGCAATCTAGGAGATTACTAGGGTTTCTATCGACATTTTCTTATTTACCTCCCAAAATCAAGGAATTCTCCTATACCATTGGGTTTTTTATGTATAGTGGACAAGCAGCGGAAAATAATCGCAGTGTATATGAAGTACAGCAGTCTGATCAAGACAGCATTGAGTTTCGAATCAAGCAAGTAGGACATGAAATTGGTTTTTTAGATATCTCGCAGCAAAGAAAAATGCCTCAAAATCGTTGGCTTTTCAAGCACACTTACACGATGCATGAAGGGAAGCAATTAAGTCTTATCAAGCCTAGTGCTTGTTATGATGGACTTGTCGTTTGTGCGAAAACATCTCCTCCAAAGTACATCAATCTAAATTAATAAAAACATAAAGATGAAATTGGCAATAGAACGATACAATCCAAATTCCTTTTTAGTTTGCTAATTCATTACTTTGCTAACTTGTTAAAATATGGTAAAAAATAATTGACAATAAAAAAACAAAGCCATTACAATAATAGTAAGTTATTAGTTTGTTTAGAAAATTTAAAAAATAGGTGCTGATTTGCGTGTTGAAGCAAGCAAAAGGCAGAATCGGCCGCAATGCGGTGCTCTTAGCGCTTTTCGAAGAGGAAGAAGAAGGAAAAATCACCGCTCATTTAGACAACTTGCAATGGCGCTATTGCAAAGGTAAAGTCGGTTCAATGGAACTGCAAAAAATTGTTGCTTCCGTTGAAACGGCAGCGAAGCGAAACAATGTTGTAAACGGCGAGCTATATCGAGAAATGCACGCGCTGTATCATGCGGTAGTTGAGGCGGTGCAAGGCGTAACGAGAGGACAGGTCGAGCTAGGAGATTTAATGAGAACCGTCGGTCTTCGTTTCGCTGTTGTCCGAGGAAACCCGTATGAAAACAGCAAAGAAGGAGAATGGATCGCCGTTGCCTTATATGGTACAATTGGCGCCCCGATTCGCGGGCTCGAACATGAAACGATTGGATTAGGAATCAATCATATTTAAAATAGGAAGCCTATAGTTTTTTAGTTATGAGGAGGCTGCATTCGCAATGTGTGTATTGCGGATATAGCCTCCTTCTTTATTTCGCTAAAGCGCGATGGAGAGGGTGGGAAAACATGGTCGTTTTAACCGGTCATACGTTAACGCTAGAAGAAGTAAAACGGGTATTGTATCGTGATGAATTGGTCATCGCTTCCAAAGAGAGTATGGAGGCGGTGGAGCGAAGCAGAAAAGCGGTGGAAGAGATTGTGGCGAATAAAAATGTGGTGTATGGCATTAATACAGGATTCGGAAAGTTCAGCGACGTCTTGATTGCCGCTGGCGACGTCGAAGAGCTACAATGGAATTTAATTCATTCGCACGCATGCGGAGTAGGGGAGCCGTTTCCGGAAGAGGTGTCTCGCGCCATGCTCCTTCTTCGTGCTAATGCCCTTTTAAAAGGGTATTCCGGTGTGCGTCCAATCGTTATTGAACGGCTGTTGGATTTATTGAACGCCAAAATCCATCCGGTCATTCCACAACAAGGCTCGCTTGGGGCAAGCGGCGATCTCGCTCCGCTTTCCCATCTGGCGCTTGCCCTTTTAGGAGAAGGAGAAGTGTTTTATCGAGGCAAGCGAGTTCCCGCTATAAAAGCATTATCAGCAGAAGGCATTGCACCGATTACGTTAAAGGCGAAAGAAGGATTGGCGCTTATTAACGGCACTCAGGCGATGACGGCGATGGGAGTGGTGGTTTATTTAGAAGCGGAACAGCTGGCGTATGAAAGCGAAGCGATTGCCGCTATGACGATCGAAGGCTTGCGCGGCATTATTGATGCATTTGATGAACATGTGCATCTCGTCCGTGGTTACAGGCAACAGGTGGAAGTAGCAGCAAGAATTCGCGATTATTTAGCGGGCAGCAAATTGACGACAAGACAAGGCGAGTTGCGTGTGCAAGACGCTTACTCGCTTCGCTGTATCCCGCAAGTGCATGGAGCTTCTTGGCAAGTGCTTGATTATGTAAAAGAAAAGCTGGAAATTGAAATCAACGCAGCAACGGATAATCCACTCATTTTTGAAGGCGGGGCGAAAGTGATTTCCGGCGGGAATTTTCACGGTCAGCCGATTGCGTTTGCGATGGACTTTATGAAAATTGCTATTGCTGAGCTTGCGAACATTTCAGAGCGTCGAATAGAACGGCTGGTAAATCCGCAATTAAATGATTTGCCGCCGTTTTTAAGCCCGGCTCCAGGTTTGCAGTCAGGAGCGATGATTATGCAATATACTGCAGCGTCGCTCGTATCCGAAAATAAAACGCTCGCTCATCCGGCGAGCGTCGATTCGATTCCATCGTCTGCGAATCAAGAAGATCATGTAAGCATGGGCACGATCGCTTCCCGCCATGCGTATGCCATTTTACAAAACACAAGGCGGGTGCTTGCAATTGAACTGATTTGTGCCATGCAAGCTGTTGAGTATCGCGGTGTGGAGAACATGGCACCGAAGACGAGAAAGCTTTATGAAGCAGTACGAAATATCGTTCCATCCATTACAAAAGATCGCATCTTTTCCAAAGATATCGAAGCAACAGCGCAATGGTTGAAAGGTGTTGACTGGCCCTTTTTTCTTCAAACCATCACACCAACCAATCAATATTCATAGGGGGGAAACGATGATGCGCAACATTAAAGCAAAAAAAGGTCTTGAGCTAGAGTGCAAAGGATGGGAACAAGAAGCTGTTCTTCGCATGCTCTATAACAATCTAGATCCGGAAGTTGCTGAGAAACCAGAGGAGCTTATTGTATACGGAGGCATTGGGAAAGCGGCACGAAACTGGGAAGCGTTTGACGCGATTGTAAAAACGTTAAGAGAGCTTGAAAAAGATGAGACGCTTCTCATTCAATCAGGAAAGCCGGTTGGTGTCTTTAAAACGCATGAACGCGCGCCGAGAGTCCTTATTTCTAACTCGGTCCTTGTTCCAAAATGGGCAAACTGGGATCATTTCCATGAGTTAGATAAAAAAGGGTTAATCATGTACGGACAAATGACAGCGGGCAGTTGGATTTACATCGGGACGCAAGGAATTTTGCAAGGAACGTACGAGACGTTTGCTGCAGTGACGAAAAAACATTTCGGCGGAACGTTAAAAGGGACGTTAACGCTCACAGCTGGCTTAGGAGGAATGGGAGGTGCGCAGCCTCTTGCAGTAACAATGAATGAAGGGGTTGTCATTGCGGTTGAAGTAGACCCAAGCCGCATTCAAAAACGGCTGGATACAAAATACTGCGATCGCATGACCTATTCATTGGATGAAGCGCTTCTTTGGGCGTATGAGGCGAAAGAAAAAGGCGAACCGCTATCGATCGGACTTGTCGGCAATGCTGTAGAAGTGCATCATGAGCTGTTAAAACGCGGTGTAAAAGTGGATATCGTCACTGACCAAACGTCGGCGCATGACCCGTTGAACGGGTATATTCCAGAAGGGATGTCACTCGATGAAGCGGCAGCATTGCGCAAGAGCAATCCAGATGAATATGTGCGCCGCTCAAAACAAAGCATGGCCAAACATGTAGAAGCGATGCTTGAGTTCCAAAAACGCGGAGCGATTGTGTTCGACTATGGAAACAACATTCGCCAAGTGGCGAAAGATGAAGGGGTTGAGAATGCGTTTGCGTTTCCAGGGTTCGTTCCAGCCTATATTCGCCCGTTATTCTGCGAAGGAAAAGGACCGTTCCGTTGGGCGGCATTATCGGGTGACCCAGAAGATATTTATCGGACAGACGCACTAATTAAAGAACTGTTCCCAGAAAATAAGGCGCTTGTTCGCTGGATTCATATGGCGCAGAAGAAAGTAGCATTTCAAGGGCTGCCTGCTCGAATTTGCTGGTTAGGATATGGTGAGCGGGTGAAAATGGGGCTTGCCATTAACGAATTGGTGCGCAAAGGAGAGTTAAAAGCACCGATTGTCATCGGACGCGATCATTTGGATTGCGGTTCAGTTGCTTCGCCAAATCGCGAAACGGAAGCGATGAAAGACGGAAGCGATGCCATTGGCGACTGGGCGGTGCTCAACGCTTTGATTAACACGACAGCCGGTGGTTCATGGATTTCCTTCCATCATGGCGGCGGTGTCGGCATGGGCTATTCACTGCATGCTGGAATGGTTGTTGTTGCGGATGGGACAGATTTAGCAAAAGAACGTTTAGAGCGCGTGTTAACGACAGATCCCGGCATGGGAATTATTCGTCATGCTGATGCTGGTTATGAGCGAGCGATGGAAGTCGCCGATGAAATGGGCATCACGATTCCGATGCGAAAGTACAAGTAGGGAGGAGTTTACAAATGTCTCATTTCGATACGCTCATTACAAACATTGGACAGCTTTTAACAAGGAAAGAAAAAAGCCGGATGGATTTTGCAAGCATGAAAGAGGATGCTTGAGTGAGCATTCTCTTTTTCTGTTCATAGTGCCAGGCACCTAAGAAGTCGCCGCATCATTCGGAACCAAAACAAAAAAGCTTCCTTCTTGTCGAGAGGAAGCAACTTAAACGGTAAACTGATATACCCCGTTTTTTATATGGACGGTTTTGTTTTCCGGCATCCCCGTGATTCCGCATAAAAACGGACGGTTGATAAGAGCATAGTCGATTGGAGCGGTGAGGCTTTTTGCTTCATATAAGCGGATCGCTATGTTTCCGATAGCGAGTTCGAAATAGGCGCCAAATTCATCGTTGCTTTCCATTACGGACTGGCGGGGTACATCAAATAAGTGGCAATATTTTTGCAACGACTCGTCAAGGCGGCTTACATTTATTCCAATATACGAAAGAGACGGGGTTCCGATGCTGTGCTGCATAAGCGGTGCCATTTCCGTCGCGCGGGCTTCTTCCGGTTCGCCCCACTGAATAAAAAACGGGTAGCGGCATGTGTTATCTTGTTTGTCCTCGATAAACAGCATCGACCAGCTTAATACTTTACCATCTTCACGTTTTCGGCTTCCGGAAAACGGACCAATCGGCTTTAGCCCTTTTGCCTGAATGTGGGCAATGACAGAATAGATATCGTCTGTGCGGAATGCCAATTGTGAAAAGCCTTCTCCTTTATAGGAATCCGCGACGATTTGCTGGATCAATACATTGTCGGAAGTTTTTGCTTTATCAAAGTCCATAAAGCCGATCCATTCAATGTAGCGCAGTTCGGTAAAGTAGTTCAGGCAGTTATACGTCCCCCAAGAAGGATGCTTTCCACCGTTTATAGCGTGAAATCCGATAAGCTGAAATGCGGTTTTTGCTTCTTCCGGATTTTCTGTATAGTGAACGATATGATCAAATGTGACATTCATGTTTTCTTCTCCTTTTTAGCAAAAATTTTAAAACAGCCTGCTTTTTATTTTATATATCTCTCGCTCATTCTCCGTCGTTTTATGAACGGCAAAATCGACATCAAGCTGAATATTGTCTAGCCGTTCGTTCAGCTGTTGGTAGTGGGAATCTACTTTTTCCTCAAGTTTGTGAAGGCCTTGTTTGAGAGAAGTGATTTCACCGTGGATGTTGTGTACGTCCATTGTGAGGGCTTCAAGTTTGGCATCTGTTTCATCTTGACGGTGAAGAAGCGCCGTCATTAGTTCGTTCAGTTCCTTTAGTCCGGATTGCAAATAAGCTTGTTCTTCTTCTAATCGTTTTTGCCCTTGGAGCAGTATTTGTTGTTCCCGGCGGATCGTTTGTTGTTCTTTTCGGATAGTCAGCTGTTCTTCCTCTAACCGTTTTTGCCCTTCGACAAGATTATGCAATGTACCTTCGATATTGCCAAGCCTGTCAAGCACTTGCTGGAGAACTGTTTCGTCCATAAAAATCCCCCATTCACACATGCTTTGGTTATTTAAAAATATTAAAGCACATATGTTCGTTTCTATCAAGAATATGGTGGAAAGCCGTTTTTGTATTCTTGCACAGAACGCGCGGCAAATGTTGCTTCATTCAATGAAAGTTTGGTATC
It encodes:
- the hutH gene encoding histidine ammonia-lyase, with product MVVLTGHTLTLEEVKRVLYRDELVIASKESMEAVERSRKAVEEIVANKNVVYGINTGFGKFSDVLIAAGDVEELQWNLIHSHACGVGEPFPEEVSRAMLLLRANALLKGYSGVRPIVIERLLDLLNAKIHPVIPQQGSLGASGDLAPLSHLALALLGEGEVFYRGKRVPAIKALSAEGIAPITLKAKEGLALINGTQAMTAMGVVVYLEAEQLAYESEAIAAMTIEGLRGIIDAFDEHVHLVRGYRQQVEVAARIRDYLAGSKLTTRQGELRVQDAYSLRCIPQVHGASWQVLDYVKEKLEIEINAATDNPLIFEGGAKVISGGNFHGQPIAFAMDFMKIAIAELANISERRIERLVNPQLNDLPPFLSPAPGLQSGAMIMQYTAASLVSENKTLAHPASVDSIPSSANQEDHVSMGTIASRHAYAILQNTRRVLAIELICAMQAVEYRGVENMAPKTRKLYEAVRNIVPSITKDRIFSKDIEATAQWLKGVDWPFFLQTITPTNQYS
- a CDS encoding PH domain-containing protein; protein product: MFFPSKKDLWMTIIIWSVILACIIPPILSIEPIGVIMLPSILDTKPVTTVIMVVPAILLAWIWFGTGYKIENSKLEIQSGPYKKTINIDEINKVRNTKNPFTAPALSMDRIEISYGKYEFITISPKNKKEFIRQLLKVNPRIQLDNQDGVAKLE
- a CDS encoding MerR family transcriptional regulator — protein: MKKVYPIGEFAKKTGQTIRTLHYYDEIGILKPSCVSSSGRRFYSEDEIIALQKIVALKFLGFSLEEIKHFMQEEKWDLKESLAFQKKLLLQKREHIDRVIKAVTHAQHLIEERETIDPNMFCLLINSIQMENKHKEWLKQFMPDETVEKMFDISEEKQLEYGKKLLEVFEKLKECYGKDPSDNDVQSLIEKLFSIAKEVAKEVFDEDLSLFHWKGDELAEEPMLFSSPFSKEEEEWVAKAIEIFLAKEGVDWNEEES
- the hutP gene encoding hut operon transcriptional regulator HutP, with translation MLKQAKGRIGRNAVLLALFEEEEEGKITAHLDNLQWRYCKGKVGSMELQKIVASVETAAKRNNVVNGELYREMHALYHAVVEAVQGVTRGQVELGDLMRTVGLRFAVVRGNPYENSKEGEWIAVALYGTIGAPIRGLEHETIGLGINHI
- a CDS encoding ABC transporter ATP-binding protein; translation: MKKNRDMPIDNWQSFWELIKSTNPPKWVFVTAITLSLIETGVGLIVPWFTKSLVDQIAASTVEPSIIILLAASFILQTITSGFSYYFLTYIGEYVVAAIRKKVWNQVLLLPISFFDNHQSGETMSRITQDTNTVKMLITQHLVTFLTGLISVGGAVSILLIIDWKMTLMMVTAVPVSILILWPLGQKMYKISKATQDEMASFSANLGRVLSDIRLVKAYCAEKEEQKNGELGIFHLFQFGLKEARIQAVISPFMTFVMMLVLVVLIGYGGVRVASGTLSSGSLVAIIIYMVQIVVPFSQMAVFFTSFQKAMGATERIQRILSLEKEPSGSLPVVQNPEQYIHFRNVSFSYKKGEPVLKQVTLTIPSGKTTAIVGPSGSGKTTLFALLERFYTPDEGEILLGETNIEDFDLHSWRSQISYVSQESPMMSGTIRDNICYGLNRDVTDEEIERAAKLANAAEFIERLPNGYLTEVGERGIKLSGGQRQRIAIARALIRNPKILLLDEATSNLDSSSEVLVQKALQRLMEGRTTLVIAHRLSTVVNADQIVVLENGTITGVGTHNELLQTHPLYRELAEQQFQTISE
- a CDS encoding VOC family protein, producing MNVTFDHIVHYTENPEEAKTAFQLIGFHAINGGKHPSWGTYNCLNYFTELRYIEWIGFMDFDKAKTSDNVLIQQIVADSYKGEGFSQLAFRTDDIYSVIAHIQAKGLKPIGPFSGSRKREDGKVLSWSMLFIEDKQDNTCRYPFFIQWGEPEEARATEMAPLMQHSIGTPSLSYIGINVSRLDESLQKYCHLFDVPRQSVMESNDEFGAYFELAIGNIAIRLYEAKSLTAPIDYALINRPFLCGITGMPENKTVHIKNGVYQFTV
- a CDS encoding erythromycin esterase family protein, yielding MFYCKSNISSEIDWLKDHTYSIQLHEFDDHSDLYFLNPLLQNKRIVFLGENGHGVAEHSQIKTKMIKYLHKELGFRVLAFESSFSDCSLCFYQQYQLDIRQWMKHSLFKVWHTEEVETLFHYVKETQLSNQPLILTGLDIQPASNDYITGKFLSKMFSNMDKSYGEKIVELEQEMLYQYVNSRSPSISKKERKRKCKEWMKLYQEFLFLLDKNSLELQNKFGKDAFLLVNRTLQNRIFLMQMISSHFMKAIKIRNKAMADNISWLAQEMFPNEKIIIWAHNGHIMKQSRRLLGFLSTFSYLPPKIKEFSYTIGFFMYSGQAAENNRSVYEVQQSDQDSIEFRIKQVGHEIGFLDISQQRKMPQNRWLFKHTYTMHEGKQLSLIKPSACYDGLVVCAKTSPPKYINLN
- a CDS encoding erythromycin esterase family protein, coding for MTTLFVNEVKNQSINIGDMGRYHFEFLQPILEHKRFVFLGESSHCVKEYSLAKVSLIKYLHEELGFHVLAFESELGPCMIGDYLSDQLDSKRFMAGTIGRVWQNEFVLGLFDYMKKMKQERPLYFTGVDVYQGKKENLFSEFLESYLTGPTKQKFIDFEKRAIEVLIAADKRKIKRSMRQNIREEMESKGMELIEELKQHCFPDSKIYKIVLRTMENRVNYLKATLEKSFSKLFEYRDALMAKNLEFLAQEIYPNEKFIIWAHNMHISKNTSAKRLSAYKSFVENLSQTIKEKSFVLGLYAKEGKMLDYTGKEYPIKKTNKKHLESLLDHSPYQNSFIQCNGNWAQKKWRAYEGGGMPTSFVPAQQYDGILFFKYVSPAYFDVEE
- the hutU gene encoding urocanate hydratase, whose protein sequence is MRNIKAKKGLELECKGWEQEAVLRMLYNNLDPEVAEKPEELIVYGGIGKAARNWEAFDAIVKTLRELEKDETLLIQSGKPVGVFKTHERAPRVLISNSVLVPKWANWDHFHELDKKGLIMYGQMTAGSWIYIGTQGILQGTYETFAAVTKKHFGGTLKGTLTLTAGLGGMGGAQPLAVTMNEGVVIAVEVDPSRIQKRLDTKYCDRMTYSLDEALLWAYEAKEKGEPLSIGLVGNAVEVHHELLKRGVKVDIVTDQTSAHDPLNGYIPEGMSLDEAAALRKSNPDEYVRRSKQSMAKHVEAMLEFQKRGAIVFDYGNNIRQVAKDEGVENAFAFPGFVPAYIRPLFCEGKGPFRWAALSGDPEDIYRTDALIKELFPENKALVRWIHMAQKKVAFQGLPARICWLGYGERVKMGLAINELVRKGELKAPIVIGRDHLDCGSVASPNRETEAMKDGSDAIGDWAVLNALINTTAGGSWISFHHGGGVGMGYSLHAGMVVVADGTDLAKERLERVLTTDPGMGIIRHADAGYERAMEVADEMGITIPMRKYK